The proteins below come from a single Vallitalea longa genomic window:
- a CDS encoding helix-turn-helix domain-containing protein, with amino-acid sequence MTKAQFLDKVYITNLKSRAVTVVFYLVNRANKEMTCFPAIKTIAKECSISERTVRRALKDLVDVGLLKKEIRWRENGGQSSNLYILQNLKDDNQKESISNNAQNKNKTQQEEKFVSSKKYIKHIDFTNYVKESVNNDGDIQPEKDNIHLKEIEVMDKNRLLNVKKSGTNFRDEKSIKLRLDINDLWEKTKRNIKSYLVILKKVNKMKIEMAGGG; translated from the coding sequence ATGACTAAGGCACAATTTTTAGATAAAGTATATATCACTAATTTAAAGAGTAGAGCTGTTACAGTTGTATTTTATTTAGTAAATAGAGCAAATAAGGAAATGACATGTTTCCCTGCAATAAAAACAATAGCAAAAGAGTGTAGTATATCGGAAAGGACGGTAAGAAGAGCATTAAAAGATTTAGTAGATGTAGGGTTGTTAAAAAAAGAAATTAGATGGAGAGAGAATGGAGGACAATCATCTAATTTATATATATTACAGAATTTAAAAGATGATAATCAAAAAGAATCTATAAGCAATAATGCACAAAATAAAAATAAAACACAGCAGGAAGAAAAATTTGTTAGTAGTAAAAAATATATTAAACATATTGACTTTACTAATTATGTTAAAGAAAGTGTAAATAATGATGGTGATATACAACCAGAAAAAGATAATATTCATTTAAAAGAAATAGAAGTTATGGATAAAAATAGGTTATTAAATGTTAAAAAAAGTGGTACCAATTTTAGGGATGAAAAATCAATAAAATTAAGATTAGATATTAACGATTTATGGGAAAAAACTAAAAGAAATATTAAGAGTTATTTAGTAATATTGAAAAAAGTAAATAAGATGAAAATTGAAATGGCAGGGGGAGGGTGA
- a CDS encoding SIR2 family protein — MEKINVLHQMNELKKILSYSKNIGFFFGAGTSCAFGLPNISNLTQGVEDSLEPSLKDEFIKVRESLTQLIGKSIITIEDILNYIRQIRDITHEKDDREHDGISGVNAKQLDLAICRCIFDIIKGKEGNADITDIQKFLAWYDTSNRNYVKEIFTTNYDMLLEKAMEVNCIPYFDGFVGSYEPFFWPESIDKFVPVSELTGNWIRLWKIHGSLNWESKGGLNGEPLKIIRAGKIDEPQNEILIYPSKEKYNLSRKQPFIAYFDRLKNYLLRGELLFIFSGYSFFDQHINDVVFNCLRQNARLYAVVLCFSDEQVEFMQDFGKSYLNLCVMGPTKAIVNGNLCEWSFDDAEDDNDKSEFYWNEIDKNFTLGDFKKLIDFLIENSGRRSIIEEAIHAK; from the coding sequence ATGGAGAAAATAAATGTATTACACCAAATGAATGAATTGAAAAAAATATTGTCATATTCTAAAAATATTGGGTTTTTCTTTGGAGCTGGAACTTCCTGCGCATTTGGTCTTCCTAATATAAGTAACCTGACCCAAGGAGTTGAAGACTCTTTAGAACCTTCATTGAAAGATGAATTTATTAAGGTTAGGGAAAGTTTAACCCAATTGATAGGAAAATCAATCATTACTATAGAGGATATTCTAAATTATATTCGCCAGATAAGAGACATTACGCATGAAAAAGATGACAGAGAACATGATGGGATTTCTGGTGTTAATGCAAAGCAGCTTGATTTAGCTATCTGTAGGTGTATTTTTGATATTATAAAAGGAAAAGAAGGTAATGCAGATATTACGGATATTCAGAAGTTCCTTGCTTGGTATGATACGTCTAATAGAAATTATGTAAAAGAAATTTTTACAACAAATTATGATATGCTTTTAGAAAAGGCAATGGAAGTAAACTGCATTCCATATTTTGATGGTTTTGTTGGTTCGTATGAACCTTTCTTTTGGCCTGAAAGCATTGATAAATTTGTGCCTGTTTCTGAATTAACGGGTAATTGGATTCGGTTGTGGAAAATTCATGGTTCATTAAACTGGGAATCCAAAGGTGGATTAAATGGTGAGCCCCTAAAAATTATTCGAGCTGGGAAAATTGATGAGCCTCAAAATGAGATTCTGATTTACCCGTCAAAAGAAAAATATAATTTATCGCGAAAGCAGCCATTTATTGCATATTTTGATAGATTAAAAAACTATCTTCTTCGCGGTGAATTACTTTTTATTTTTTCTGGTTATTCATTTTTTGATCAACATATCAATGATGTTGTTTTTAATTGTCTACGGCAAAATGCCAGATTATACGCAGTTGTTTTATGCTTTTCCGATGAACAAGTTGAATTTATGCAAGACTTCGGCAAATCATATTTAAATCTCTGTGTAATGGGACCAACTAAAGCAATTGTGAACGGAAACCTTTGCGAATGGTCATTCGATGATGCAGAAGACGATAATGATAAATCAGAATTTTACTGGAATGAAATTGATAAGAATTTCACATTGGGAGATTTTAAAAAGCTGATTGATTTTTTAATTGAGAATTCAGGTAGACGGTCTATCATTGAGGAGGCCATACATGCAAAATGA
- a CDS encoding secretion protein F, whose product MILLLVFTMLVSLGLYFILIDIIKVPKNKTAKVILTINKRDKRKSKNLELFILEMSQKLSKIIKLNSYKKSKLTSTLKSAGINLTPETYIAKAIVKEGLILLSIIPALFIFPILVPVIIFTSVTMYFKEVSNADKALKEKRQEIENELPRFAGVLAQELKATRDVLSILECYKKNAGYSFKKQLEITIADMKSGNEETALTRLETRLGSSALSDIVRGLIGVLRGDNGVVYFSMLSHDLKALELQKLKTIAVKRPSKLRKYSFMMLGCFILMYLVVMVIEIYKTLGTMF is encoded by the coding sequence ATGATTTTATTATTAGTTTTTACAATGTTGGTTTCTTTAGGGTTGTATTTTATACTAATAGATATAATTAAGGTACCTAAAAATAAAACAGCAAAAGTAATACTTACGATAAATAAAAGAGATAAGAGAAAGTCAAAAAATCTAGAACTATTTATTTTAGAGATGTCACAGAAATTATCAAAAATAATTAAGCTTAATTCATATAAAAAATCAAAATTAACATCAACGTTAAAATCAGCAGGAATAAACTTAACACCAGAAACATATATAGCAAAAGCCATTGTGAAAGAAGGACTTATACTATTAAGTATAATACCTGCTTTATTTATTTTTCCAATACTTGTCCCAGTTATTATTTTTACTTCAGTTACTATGTATTTTAAAGAAGTTTCCAATGCGGATAAAGCTTTGAAAGAGAAAAGACAAGAAATCGAAAATGAGTTACCAAGATTTGCAGGAGTATTAGCACAAGAATTAAAAGCAACTAGAGATGTATTATCAATACTAGAATGCTATAAGAAAAATGCAGGATATAGCTTTAAAAAACAATTAGAGATAACTATAGCTGATATGAAAAGTGGAAATGAAGAAACTGCTTTAACAAGATTAGAAACTAGGTTAGGAAGTTCTGCGTTATCAGATATTGTCAGAGGACTAATAGGTGTGTTAAGAGGAGATAATGGAGTAGTCTATTTTAGTATGTTATCTCATGACTTAAAAGCATTAGAACTGCAAAAGCTTAAAACAATAGCAGTAAAACGACCAAGTAAGCTTAGAAAATATTCATTTATGATGTTAGGTTGTTTTATATTAATGTATTTAGTAGTTATGGTAATTGAGATATATAAAACATTAGGAACTATGTTTTAA
- a CDS encoding DEAD/DEAH box helicase, with protein sequence MSEIGIRKTHDSLKKQLIDYIKAQYLAENDLLMDAADELLLEKEVLYQEPYIEVTKNYKIVSNGFENAKLDAERIDILKSLIDFGLGVFKTPFQHQVNAIENYYEGKDIMVTSGTGSGKTECFLWPILTDLIYESYHNEQSWKQEGIRALVLYPMNALVSDQLGRMRNIIGKKDDAFHKILCGKGIRRRVRFGMYTGRTPYAGQDNINKNKNLAGLIRKNYIDSNAHDKLKEIGRIPSKNLDKFYKNLSKGLQITDSEDAELYTRGEMQKICPDILITNYSMLEYMLMRPIEDNFWNKTIQWLNVAEDNKLLLVIDEAHMYRGASGGEVSLLIRRLMDKLGINSSKMKCILTSASIPADKNNELQEFACGLTGKDSAHDFFKIIREETEKVDNYKVGTMEQASFYANLSLYNLQGEFEQQLIEYNKFVEMYNWSKVPIEADKIGHWLFKNLAEDSLMCQLIHVCSEKGKAFSTIAKEVFEADVPISISEQALEILMQLGTMAKSNDGKVLLGSKVHMLFKGLQGLFACVNPNCTHSHEGMGIKLGYITDKNIEICPHCGGRMFELMMDRKCGTLYIRVFIDDEMRNVEPFDFLWPRHNRIIKAPHEMHLWIMPENRTDLFKINKKRGKAKDKSVVGYLDSKTGLLFREESHAGEEGYLKVLISDYFSKENEAYSFSTCPNCGKDYNRITPFITRGNEPFANIVKAQFESQVSKDMSLNNEGKKVLLFSDSRQRAATLARDMTISSDGDAGRQAIFMAQKLLDDSREGDNTLDLLYYAFLKVVYDNKLNFFYGEEKDIFKSHLKKYEEFYSLRSRVRFNNMDKKIGNPPQMFYQLLLKNISDSYRSFNNLGLGQVVLAESGDAGEDLEYEILGKAELLTGICEEDIRAIYNTWIQYLLVRKIAVFPEIGDDVRNNILAYDRGGFGIDEIAKFPQFINAILSEYGVTGDKVQILLDKFDFMTEILQASGRNHNRKYVFGSRLELKTAENSKWYKCHRCAGVSTYTLWGHCIYCGSKDYVHLIDEEHLNRYSLWRMPVLNAIAGEKIRNITTEEHTAQLSYKDTKKNIWVTTEKHELAFRNITLEEDEEPIDVLSCTTTMEVGIDIGSLTSVGLRNVPPMRENYQQRAGRAGRAGAAVSSIVTYTENGPHDAWYFKHPSEIISGTPRIPWIDATNKKLVKRHINLILLQEYLRTGQLGLDDINTINFFDTGENLNYLSFIDWAKENIASIRKRENVLIPLKEFNWKTYIKELDDNICIIASKVEEAPFMYTPPVKTDDSRSNSYRLMDVLFSEGMLPNYSFPRNIVHFWIEDLNGVVKESPERSIDIALSEYAPGRSLVVNKQTYISGGLFDYYTKFQKDKRFKAAEAWLELEDEYNKRVICCTNPFCGWFGVNEKYEKCPLCNDTLESHTMIKPWGFAAREGRNIPETHENQEMSYASQPSYSSMPSGAKMREVGVAGYIKMENRDNQKLVIINKGPEEEGFELCGKCGAIEPNIGNSTEKNNRKRPYKIPYMKDDSMKCSHNYSNVYLGYEFNTDMMVLELKLDESKLDLEAPFSVWLIPALTTFTEALAVAASIELDVEFGDMKSGFRIRTVGNNTYADVYLYDSLSSGAGYAGRVSRLIDSVLNKMNEIFVDCDCSGSCPNCLQHFWNQRQKCNLDRFLGSDFLEFMRGGKLRVSVEKEEQEKYFNQIIRIAEMQRYHKIIDKKNNKFYLKTRDGEKEIIIYPAMCNLKVLDIKNKICLSDRMCKYAISEIWQSIRQQL encoded by the coding sequence ATGAGCGAAATAGGCATAAGAAAGACGCATGATAGTTTAAAAAAACAATTGATAGATTATATAAAAGCACAGTATCTAGCAGAAAATGATTTACTAATGGATGCTGCTGATGAACTACTGTTAGAAAAAGAAGTTCTTTATCAAGAACCGTATATAGAAGTTACTAAGAATTATAAAATAGTAAGTAATGGTTTTGAAAATGCTAAGCTAGATGCAGAAAGAATAGATATTTTAAAAAGTTTGATTGATTTTGGACTAGGCGTTTTCAAAACTCCATTTCAACATCAGGTCAATGCTATTGAGAATTATTATGAGGGAAAAGATATAATGGTTACATCAGGTACTGGTTCTGGTAAAACGGAATGTTTTTTATGGCCAATTCTTACAGATTTGATATACGAATCATATCATAATGAACAGTCATGGAAACAGGAAGGAATTAGAGCATTGGTTCTTTATCCTATGAATGCACTGGTTTCTGATCAGTTAGGAAGAATGAGAAATATTATCGGTAAGAAAGATGATGCATTTCATAAAATATTATGTGGAAAAGGAATAAGAAGAAGAGTAAGATTTGGTATGTATACAGGCAGAACACCATATGCAGGACAGGATAATATAAATAAAAATAAAAATTTAGCCGGCTTAATTCGTAAAAATTACATAGACTCAAATGCACATGATAAGCTTAAAGAGATAGGCCGTATACCTTCAAAAAACTTGGATAAATTCTATAAAAACTTATCAAAAGGATTACAAATAACAGACTCAGAAGATGCGGAACTATATACTCGTGGTGAGATGCAGAAGATATGCCCAGATATATTAATAACCAACTATAGCATGTTGGAGTACATGTTGATGAGACCCATAGAGGATAATTTTTGGAATAAGACAATACAGTGGCTTAATGTGGCAGAAGATAACAAACTTTTATTAGTAATTGATGAAGCTCATATGTATAGAGGGGCATCTGGAGGAGAAGTATCACTACTTATTCGTCGATTAATGGATAAGTTGGGTATAAATAGTTCTAAAATGAAGTGTATTTTAACAAGTGCCAGTATACCTGCTGATAAGAATAATGAGTTGCAAGAATTTGCATGTGGTTTGACTGGGAAGGATTCCGCTCATGATTTTTTCAAGATAATTAGAGAAGAAACGGAGAAAGTTGATAACTATAAAGTTGGCACTATGGAGCAAGCTAGTTTTTATGCAAACTTGTCCTTATATAATTTACAAGGAGAATTTGAGCAACAATTAATTGAATATAATAAATTTGTTGAGATGTATAATTGGTCAAAAGTACCTATAGAAGCAGATAAAATAGGGCACTGGTTATTTAAAAATTTAGCGGAAGATAGCTTAATGTGTCAGTTAATACATGTATGTAGTGAAAAAGGCAAAGCATTTTCAACAATAGCTAAGGAAGTATTTGAGGCAGATGTGCCTATCTCTATTTCTGAACAGGCATTAGAAATTCTTATGCAATTGGGGACAATGGCAAAATCTAATGATGGAAAGGTCTTGCTTGGTTCAAAAGTACATATGTTATTTAAGGGGCTACAAGGACTTTTTGCTTGTGTAAATCCTAATTGTACCCATAGTCATGAAGGAATGGGTATAAAGCTTGGATACATTACGGATAAGAATATCGAAATCTGTCCACATTGTGGAGGTAGAATGTTTGAACTAATGATGGATAGAAAATGTGGAACATTATATATTAGAGTTTTTATAGATGATGAAATGCGTAATGTAGAGCCTTTTGATTTTCTGTGGCCAAGGCATAATCGAATTATTAAAGCACCACATGAAATGCATTTGTGGATTATGCCAGAAAATAGAACTGACCTTTTTAAAATTAATAAGAAGAGAGGTAAAGCTAAAGATAAATCTGTAGTGGGCTATTTAGATTCAAAGACAGGTTTGCTTTTTAGAGAAGAATCTCATGCAGGTGAAGAGGGGTATTTAAAGGTTCTAATTTCAGATTATTTTAGCAAAGAGAATGAAGCATATTCCTTTTCAACTTGCCCGAATTGTGGTAAAGACTACAATAGGATTACACCATTTATTACTAGAGGTAATGAACCTTTTGCCAATATTGTTAAAGCACAGTTTGAGTCTCAGGTAAGTAAGGATATGAGTCTGAATAATGAAGGTAAAAAAGTTTTGCTTTTCTCAGATAGTAGGCAAAGAGCTGCTACGTTAGCAAGAGATATGACAATCTCATCAGATGGTGATGCAGGTAGACAAGCTATCTTTATGGCTCAAAAACTTTTAGATGATAGCCGAGAAGGTGATAATACGCTTGATTTGCTTTATTATGCATTTTTGAAAGTTGTATACGACAATAAGCTCAATTTTTTTTATGGGGAAGAAAAGGATATATTTAAGAGCCATTTGAAAAAGTATGAGGAGTTTTATTCTTTACGTTCTCGTGTTAGATTTAATAACATGGATAAAAAAATTGGCAATCCACCACAAATGTTTTACCAACTATTACTGAAAAATATAAGTGATAGTTACCGTTCATTTAATAATCTTGGACTTGGACAAGTGGTGTTGGCTGAATCAGGTGATGCCGGTGAAGATTTAGAATATGAAATTTTAGGAAAAGCTGAATTACTTACGGGGATATGTGAAGAAGATATAAGAGCAATTTATAATACTTGGATTCAATATTTGTTAGTCAGAAAAATTGCTGTTTTTCCTGAGATAGGTGATGATGTCAGAAACAATATTTTGGCATATGATCGTGGAGGATTTGGAATTGATGAAATAGCCAAATTTCCACAGTTTATCAATGCAATATTAAGCGAGTACGGCGTGACTGGTGATAAAGTACAGATACTACTTGATAAATTTGATTTCATGACAGAAATATTACAGGCATCTGGAAGAAACCATAACAGAAAATATGTATTTGGATCAAGATTGGAATTAAAGACGGCTGAAAATTCAAAATGGTATAAGTGTCATCGATGTGCAGGTGTTTCTACCTATACTTTATGGGGTCATTGTATTTATTGTGGAAGTAAAGATTATGTGCATCTTATAGATGAGGAACATCTAAATCGATACTCATTATGGAGAATGCCGGTTTTAAATGCAATTGCCGGAGAGAAGATCAGGAATATTACTACTGAGGAGCATACAGCACAATTGTCATACAAGGATACAAAGAAAAATATATGGGTAACCACAGAAAAGCATGAGCTTGCATTTAGAAACATTACACTTGAAGAAGATGAAGAACCTATAGATGTGTTGAGTTGTACGACTACAATGGAGGTTGGTATTGATATAGGCTCTTTGACAAGTGTTGGGTTGCGTAATGTTCCACCTATGCGTGAAAACTATCAACAAAGAGCAGGTCGTGCAGGTCGTGCAGGTGCAGCTGTTTCTTCGATTGTTACTTATACAGAAAATGGACCACATGATGCTTGGTATTTTAAACATCCAAGTGAAATAATATCTGGTACGCCAAGAATACCATGGATTGATGCAACAAATAAGAAATTAGTGAAACGACATATTAATCTAATTTTGTTGCAGGAATACTTAAGAACAGGGCAGCTGGGATTGGATGATATTAATACTATCAACTTCTTTGATACTGGAGAAAATTTGAATTATTTGTCATTCATTGATTGGGCTAAAGAAAATATTGCATCAATAAGAAAAAGAGAAAATGTTTTAATTCCTTTAAAAGAATTCAATTGGAAGACTTATATTAAAGAACTAGATGATAACATTTGTATTATTGCCTCAAAGGTGGAAGAAGCTCCTTTTATGTATACTCCACCAGTGAAAACAGATGACTCACGCTCTAATTCATATCGATTAATGGATGTATTATTTTCAGAAGGTATGCTACCAAACTATAGTTTTCCAAGAAATATAGTGCACTTTTGGATTGAAGATTTAAATGGGGTAGTAAAAGAGAGTCCAGAAAGAAGTATTGATATTGCGTTAAGTGAATATGCACCAGGTCGTTCACTTGTTGTAAATAAGCAGACATATATATCGGGTGGACTATTTGATTATTATACAAAATTCCAAAAAGATAAAAGATTTAAGGCAGCCGAGGCATGGCTTGAATTGGAGGATGAATATAATAAAAGAGTTATTTGTTGTACTAATCCGTTTTGTGGGTGGTTTGGTGTTAATGAAAAATATGAGAAATGTCCTCTGTGCAACGATACTTTAGAATCACATACTATGATTAAACCATGGGGATTTGCTGCAAGAGAAGGAAGAAACATTCCTGAAACTCATGAGAACCAAGAGATGTCTTATGCAAGCCAGCCATCTTATTCATCCATGCCATCTGGTGCGAAAATGCGAGAAGTGGGGGTTGCCGGATATATCAAGATGGAGAATAGAGATAATCAGAAACTTGTTATTATAAATAAGGGGCCTGAGGAAGAAGGTTTTGAACTGTGTGGAAAATGTGGAGCTATTGAGCCTAATATTGGTAATTCTACAGAGAAAAATAATAGAAAGAGACCATATAAGATTCCATATATGAAAGATGATTCCATGAAGTGTAGTCATAATTATTCAAACGTCTATCTTGGATATGAGTTTAATACCGATATGATGGTATTAGAATTGAAGCTAGACGAAAGCAAATTGGATTTAGAAGCCCCATTTTCAGTTTGGTTAATACCTGCGCTTACTACTTTTACTGAGGCATTGGCGGTGGCTGCCAGTATAGAGTTAGATGTTGAATTCGGTGACATGAAAAGTGGTTTTCGTATAAGAACCGTAGGAAATAACACATATGCAGATGTTTATCTTTATGATAGCTTAAGTTCAGGAGCAGGATATGCAGGAAGAGTTTCAAGACTGATAGATTCTGTTTTGAATAAAATGAATGAAATATTTGTAGATTGTGATTGTTCAGGCTCTTGCCCAAATTGTCTGCAACACTTCTGGAATCAGAGGCAGAAGTGTAATTTAGATAGATTCTTAGGAAGTGACTTCTTAGAATTTATGAGAGGTGGAAAGTTAAGGGTTTCGGTTGAAAAAGAGGAGCAAGAAAAATATTTTAATCAAATTATTAGGATAGCAGAAATGCAAAGGTATCATAAAATTATTGATAAAAAAAATAATAAGTTCTATTTAAAAACTAGAGATGGTGAAAAAGAAATTATTATTTATCCGGCCATGTGTAATTTGAAAGTACTTGATATAAAGAATAAGATTTGCTTATCTGATAGAATGTGTAAATATGCTATTTCAGAAATCTGGCAGAGTATACGTCAACAATTATAA
- a CDS encoding DUF4320 family protein: protein MKILKSKKGEGYIDVIVIILSAMLVISLAVKVFPVFIAKNQLNTFADEILREAEISGQIGSNVNNRVISMKKLTGLNPQIIWSAKYKSRKKIQLNEEINVTVIQTVDIGLFNFGSIPIKLTSKAKGRSEVYWKE, encoded by the coding sequence TTGAAAATATTAAAATCTAAAAAAGGTGAAGGCTATATAGATGTAATTGTAATAATATTATCAGCTATGTTAGTAATATCTTTAGCAGTTAAAGTTTTCCCTGTATTTATTGCTAAGAATCAATTAAACACTTTTGCTGATGAGATACTCAGAGAAGCTGAAATTTCTGGACAAATAGGGAGTAATGTAAATAATAGAGTTATAAGTATGAAAAAACTAACAGGACTCAATCCTCAAATTATATGGTCAGCAAAATATAAATCTAGAAAAAAGATACAGCTTAATGAAGAAATAAATGTAACAGTAATACAAACGGTAGATATAGGGTTATTTAACTTTGGCTCAATCCCCATAAAATTAACATCAAAGGCTAAGGGAAGGAGCGAAGTTTATTGGAAGGAATAG
- a CDS encoding M23 family metallopeptidase translates to MSINPKTVYTIIKATGSIVTDEEKRKKIIIIVMLPIISILLILSIFVYILTSPLSFITGFFSSGKENSSVQNFKAVNENIIEFNNGELIFNGKYPMPAEGEITSPYGNRINPVTGKHGVHTGIDIGTKWHTDIISIADGQIVKIGINKAYGQYIIIKHELDEETFYSVYAHLSVICALLDAEVKQGQVIAQEGGDPDRDPLPGISTGHHLHFEIREKLSARSHINPIDYLFNNDEENQNQLRNDKKINNTNM, encoded by the coding sequence ATGTCTATAAATCCAAAGACAGTATATACTATAATTAAAGCTACAGGAAGTATTGTAACAGATGAGGAGAAGAGAAAAAAGATTATAATTATTGTAATGCTGCCTATAATTTCAATATTATTAATTCTGAGTATATTTGTCTATATACTCACTAGTCCGTTATCATTTATAACTGGCTTTTTTTCATCTGGTAAAGAAAATAGTTCTGTGCAGAATTTCAAAGCAGTTAATGAGAATATAATTGAATTTAATAATGGTGAACTTATTTTTAATGGTAAATATCCTATGCCAGCCGAAGGTGAAATAACAAGTCCATATGGTAATAGAATTAATCCAGTAACAGGTAAGCATGGAGTACACACAGGAATAGATATAGGAACAAAATGGCATACAGATATAATATCAATAGCAGATGGACAAATAGTAAAGATAGGAATAAATAAGGCCTATGGTCAATACATCATAATAAAGCATGAGCTTGATGAAGAAACATTCTATTCAGTATATGCTCACTTATCAGTGATATGTGCTTTACTAGATGCAGAAGTAAAGCAGGGACAAGTAATAGCACAAGAAGGCGGTGATCCTGATAGAGATCCTTTACCAGGTATTTCAACAGGACATCACTTACATTTTGAAATTAGAGAGAAGCTAAGTGCAAGAAGTCATATTAATCCAATAGATTATTTGTTTAACAACGATGAAGAGAATCAAAATCAGCTTAGAAATGATAAGAAGATTAATAATACAAATATGTAA
- a CDS encoding VirB4 family type IV secretion system protein: MKSQQIKQDNSLLNIITPMGLEIKRNNLIIGENTGKIYGIIKYPPKVDYGWLSKITNIHSSVVSVKFKPIDNSSFIENLSKSVIQNRSTAENARDPLTQKRAEKAASDGEKIMVQIDQAGETVGLMSINIMPISKDEDTFDKIKRKTESTAAMLGCKLRGLANLQREGFKMLSPFYSMDECVEQILGRIIPLSTFVGGFPFSSSGYNDNAGYYIGRDIAGGLIVVDPWKRGGDRTNTNMVIMGIAGTGKSTAVKHISLSEYMTGTKIIFLDPEAEYKEMTVKLGGDLINAGGGQGGRINPLQVRPTPRDDENEDNKLYDDKDVNGMGDLALYLKNLEIFFSLYIPSLTDMQKAVLKDCLIELYNNFNIDWSTEITKLNNEDFPIMSDLYDLIIKKAKESEIKSTSDENNVYLQLSLLLKDIAYGSDSFLWNGYSTIKTTSNCICLNTHDLQNTSDGIKRAQYFLLLNWCWQEMSRDRNERVLLIADEAYLLIDPNVPQSLVFLRNVEKRSRKYEAAIAIISHSVVDFLDPSIKNYGQALLDIPCIKLLFGTDGKNLQESKDLYDLTEAETELLASKKRGNALMMIGAKRLQVKFEIPEWRFDYFGKAGGR, encoded by the coding sequence TTGAAAAGTCAACAAATAAAACAAGATAATTCTTTATTAAACATAATAACCCCAATGGGTTTAGAAATAAAAAGAAATAATCTAATCATAGGAGAAAACACAGGTAAGATCTATGGTATAATCAAATACCCACCAAAAGTTGATTACGGTTGGCTTAGCAAAATAACAAACATTCATAGTAGTGTTGTAAGTGTAAAATTCAAACCAATAGATAATAGTAGCTTTATAGAAAACCTATCAAAAAGTGTTATTCAAAATAGAAGTACTGCTGAAAATGCAAGAGACCCATTAACTCAAAAAAGAGCAGAAAAGGCAGCAAGTGATGGTGAAAAAATAATGGTTCAAATTGACCAAGCAGGAGAAACAGTAGGACTTATGAGTATCAACATAATGCCCATATCAAAAGATGAAGATACATTTGATAAAATAAAGAGAAAAACAGAGAGTACAGCTGCTATGTTAGGATGCAAACTAAGAGGATTGGCAAATTTGCAAAGGGAAGGCTTTAAAATGCTTTCCCCCTTTTATTCCATGGATGAATGTGTTGAACAAATATTAGGAAGAATTATTCCACTATCCACCTTTGTGGGTGGATTTCCTTTTTCATCAAGCGGTTATAATGACAATGCAGGTTATTATATTGGGAGAGATATAGCAGGTGGACTTATCGTAGTAGACCCTTGGAAACGTGGTGGTGATAGAACAAATACCAACATGGTAATTATGGGTATAGCAGGAACAGGTAAATCTACAGCAGTAAAGCATATATCATTATCTGAGTACATGACAGGAACTAAAATTATTTTTTTAGATCCAGAGGCTGAGTACAAAGAAATGACAGTAAAATTAGGTGGAGACTTAATAAATGCAGGTGGTGGACAAGGTGGAAGAATAAATCCATTACAAGTACGACCTACACCAAGAGATGATGAAAATGAAGATAATAAGTTATATGATGATAAAGATGTTAATGGTATGGGAGACCTTGCACTTTATCTTAAAAATTTAGAGATATTCTTTTCTCTTTACATACCAAGTCTTACAGATATGCAAAAAGCAGTTTTAAAAGATTGTTTAATAGAATTATATAATAATTTTAATATAGATTGGTCAACAGAAATAACAAAGCTAAATAACGAAGATTTTCCTATTATGAGTGATTTGTATGACTTAATAATTAAAAAAGCAAAAGAAAGTGAAATAAAAAGTACATCTGATGAAAATAATGTTTATCTACAATTATCACTTCTATTAAAGGATATAGCCTATGGAAGTGATTCTTTTCTTTGGAATGGTTACAGCACTATTAAAACAACATCAAATTGTATATGTCTAAATACTCATGATTTGCAAAATACCAGTGATGGTATAAAAAGAGCACAATATTTTTTATTGCTTAATTGGTGTTGGCAAGAAATGAGTAGAGATAGAAATGAAAGAGTTTTGCTTATTGCAGATGAAGCATACCTACTAATTGATCCAAATGTACCACAATCATTAGTTTTTTTGAGAAATGTAGAAAAAAGAAGTAGAAAATATGAAGCAGCTATAGCAATAATATCTCATAGTGTAGTAGATTTCCTTGACCCAAGTATTAAAAATTATGGACAAGCATTATTAGATATTCCTTGTATAAAATTGCTCTTCGGAACAGATGGAAAGAATCTTCAAGAGTCTAAAGATTTATATGATCTGACAGAAGCAGAAACAGAATTATTAGCAAGTAAAAAAAGAGGAAATGCATTAATGATGATTGGAGCAAAAAGGTTACAAGTTAAATTTGAAATACCTGAATGGAGATTTGATTACTTTGGTAAAGCAGGAGGTAGATAA